The Daucus carota subsp. sativus chromosome 9, DH1 v3.0, whole genome shotgun sequence genome window below encodes:
- the LOC108201090 gene encoding putative pentatricopeptide repeat-containing protein At1g12700, mitochondrial: MMMKFVIFNSRFLPHSAASALTCCLTSYSVITVSHFSTNPNPNIPFKPKPHFPCSSNPPHARLQHLLLEKSKVGFDKLDDALQLFDKMLLMKPLPTVINFTQLLTALVKMKHYSVAVSLFRKMRVESIPVDIFTITTIINCFCHLDRVDFAFSLLAGIIKHGFVPSVVTYTTLIRGLISLDMLQEAQLLFQNLIRFQLIQPDVVTYTIIIDGICKRGNPSVAVKLFKIMEKKGCRPNTVTYTTIIDCLCKHRLIDQALGLLHQMTRKGISPNVMTYSSLIQGLCDFNRWHDVKQLLKEMDLRNISQNVFTYSILIDAYCKEGMIEDAEDVIELMIQRGHYPNVVTYNSLMDGYCLQGEVDKALVVFESMTRKGILPNTLSYNILINGYCKKFKVDRAIDLFQQMPSEGLTPSIQTYSTILQGFFHAGRHVEARKFFKEKMINQGVELDKVTCRILLHGLCQNSYVVEALSFFQILECRGLVPDIHVYTILMDGLSKNGHLENARSLFDNLPLKGLRPDVKTYTMMIQAYCHEGLLDEANELFREMEGNDCLPDDVTYNMLIRGCLQNKNYCEAGVLLDEMLGHGFAADASTASVLVDLLDVQEQDHALLALCKKYLP; this comes from the coding sequence ATGATGATGAAATTTGTGATATTTAATTCTCGATTCCTACCACATTCTGCAGCTTCAGCTCTTACTTGTTGTCTTACATCCTATTCTGTTATTACAGTTTCTCACTTCTCcactaaccctaaccctaatatTCCCTTTAAACCCAAACCCCATTTCCCTTGTTCCTCTAATCCACCTCATGCTCGACTTCAACATTTACTCCTTGAGAAATCTAAGGTTGGTTTTGATAAACtcgatgatgctcttcaactgtttgataaaatgcTCCTTATGAAGCCTCTGCCCACTGTTATCAACTTCACTCAACTCTTAACAGCTCTTGTTAAGATGAAACACTACTCCGTAGCTGTCTCCCTTTTTAGAAAGATGCGGGTAGAAAGCATCCCTGTTGATATATTTACCATTACTACTATTATCAACTGTTTTTGTCACTTGGATCGTGTTGATTTTGCCttttcattactggctggaatCATCAAGCACGGTTTTGTGCCAAGTGTGGTGACTTATACCACTCTCATCAGGGGCCTTATTTCCCTAGATATGCTTCAAGAGGCTCAGCTTTTGTTCCAGAACCTCATCAGATTTCAACTTATTCAACCCGATGTTGTTACCTATACAATTATCATTGACGGCATCTGCAAGAGAGGGAATCCTTCTGTGGCTgttaagttgtttaaaattatggaGAAGAAAGGTTGCAGGCCTAATACTGTAACTTACACCACAATTATTGACTGTTTGTGTAAACATAGATTAATCGATCAAGCATTGGGTCTTCTCCACCAAATGACAAGGAAAGGCATATCACCAAATGTTATGACCTACAGCTCTTTAATTCAAGGGTTGTGTGACTTTAATCGATGGCATGATGTCAAACAATTGCTCAAGGAGATGGATCTTAGGAACATTTCTCAAAATGTTTTTACTTacagtatattgattgatgcgtattgcaaagaaggaatgattgAAGATGCAGAGGATGTGATAGAGTTGATGATTCAAAGAGGCCATTATCCTAATGTAGTCACTTACAATTCACTAATGGATGGATACTGCTTGCAGGGAGAGGTTGATAAAGCTTTAGTAGTGTTCGAAAGCATGACTAGAAAGGGAATATTGCCTAATACTCTTAGCTATAATATCCTCATCAACGGTTATTGTAAAAAGTTTAAAGTGGACAGAGCCATAGATCTTTTTCAACAAATGCCCTCTGAAGGTTTAACCCCATCTATTCAGACTTACAGTACTATACTGCAAGGTTTTTTTCATGCAGGTAGACATGTTGAAGCACGTAAATTTTTTAAGGAAAAGATGATTAACCAAGGCGTTGAGTTAGATAAAGTGACATGCCGTATCTTGTTGCATGGTCTTTGCCAGAATAGTTATGTTGTTGAAGCACTATCCTTTTTTCAAATACTGGAATGCCGTGGGCTAGTTCCTGATATACATGTTTACACTATTCTGATGGATGGACTAAGCAAAAATGGACATCTAGAGAATGCAAGAAGCCTTTTTGACAACCTTCCTTTGAAAGGTTTGCGGCCTGATGTCAAAACATACACAATGATGATCCAAGCATATTGTCATGAAGGGTTATTGGATGAAGCAAATGAACTATTCAGGGAAATGGAAGGAAATGATTGCTTGCCTGATGATGTCACATACAACATGCTTATCCGCGGTTGTTTACAGAATAAGAATTACTGTGAAGCAGGTGTACTCTTAGATGAAATGCTTGGTCACGGCTTTGCAGCAGATGCATCTACTGCATCTGTTTTAGTGGATTTACTTGATGTGCAAGAACAGGATCATGCTCTGCTTGCTTTGTGCAAGAAGTACTTGCCGTAG